TAATTTCACCACCGCCCAAGGCCGCCTCCCCCGTGGCGTTAACAATCATGAAGTCTTCGCCTTCTGTCACATCCACACCACAGGCTTTAAGACTTTCCACAACCACAGCAAGGCGATCACTTTCTTTAACGCGAAGTTCTTCCAGCCCTTCCATATGAGTGGTGCCTTTGGCAAAAGAAGCGGCCACAGCCAACACAGGATATTCATCAATCATGGAAGGCGCGCGCGAGGCAGGAACCGTCACCCCTGTAAGTTCAGAATATTCAACAACAAGGTCGGCAACTTCTTCACCCGCATCAATGCGGACATTTTCCTCAGTAATCTTGCCGCCCATTTCCTTAAGTGTGGCAAACAGGCCTGTGCGCAACGGGTTCATGCCGACGGCTTCTACGGTAATTTTTGATCCCGGTGTGATGAGTGCGGCAACAACAGGAAAGGCTGCAGAGCTTGGATCGGTTGGAACGATCACATCGCGGGCAACCAATTCTGGCTGGCCTGTCAGGGTAATCACCCGCCCGCCTTTATCGGTTTCTTCAACTTCAACCTCAGCACCAAAATGCTGCAGCATTTTTTCCGTATGGTCGCGGCTTGGGTTAGGTTCAATCACCGTTGTTTTACCCGGTGCGTTTAGACCTGCGAGCATGACAGCGGATTTGACTTGCGCAGACGCCACAGGCAATTCATATGAAATTGGCATCGGTGCGCTTGTGCCCTGGATAGCAATAGGCATGCGCCCATTTTCACGCGACACGAAACTCACGCCAATGGGGCGCAGAGGTTTCATCACCCGCTCCATTGGGCGCGAACAAAGCGAGGCATCACCTGTCATGAATGTGGTGAAGGATTGCGTGGCAAGCACCCCCATCAATAAGCGTGCGGCCGTGCCGGAATTCCCCATATCCAAGACACCCGTTGGTTCAGAAAAACCGCCAACACCGCGCCCCTTAATCACCCATGTGCCGTCATCACATTGTTCAACACTGGCACCAAGACTGCGCATGGCAGCAGCGGTGCATAAAACATCTTCACCTTCTAACAAGCCCGTGACTTTGGTTTCACCCACAGCCATGGCACCAAACATCAAGGCCCGGTGTGAAATGGATTTATCACCGGGTACACGAATAGAGCCCGTTAATGCAGAAGATTGTTGAGAGACGACAGGTTTCACCGCTTTTACTCCACGAAAAGTAAGAATTTCAGCGCACTTTCGTACAGTGGGCGCGTGAAGTCAATCAAAGAAAAATGCGAAAATTTTAATTTAGGATCACTCTAAACGAGACATTTTGACTTTTTCGTTTTACAGTACATATGAATTGAATGTGTACATGTCATCAAAGTGGTCTTTATCCATGTGAAAAGCTGCTTTGAAACTATTATCAATCAGGGACAAATTGTCCCGGTATCTGGCGACCAAAACAGATGCTTTTGAGATGTATCTGTTTGACGCGCCAGCCTTTGTAAAAAGTCGCGAAGGGAGGGCCGCACATGAAACCCGAATGGGGAACCAAGCACGAATGTCCGGGCTGTGGCGCACATTATTATGATATGCGCAACGCTGATGCCTCGTGCCCGAAATGCAATGAGCCGATCAATGACGAAGCCGCCTTAATGGCCAAAAAAGGCGATGTGGACGACACCGCGCCACCCAAAAAAGAGGCCGGCAACATCCTAGATGAATTCGAAGATGTGGAAACCGACCTTGAGGCGAGCGAAGGCGAAGATGATTTCATCGAAGATACAGAAGATCTTGTGGGCAGCGATGAAACCGATATGTCTGAAATCATGGAACATATCGACGAAGGCGTTGTTGACCAAAACCTCTAATTATTTTTTTCAAAGCAATTGCATTTTTATCTTGCAAGCTCTGAGAAATAAGCTATTTTGCGCCTACTTAAATCTAAGGGGCCTTAGCTCAGCTGGGAGAGCGCAACACTGGCAGTGTTGAGGTCAGCGGTTCGATCCCGCTAGGCTCCACCATTATACAAACCCTTCGCATTAGCGAGGGGTTTTGTCGTTATGGGCAAAAGTTCAAAAGTCAATATTATTATCAATGGTTTAGGTCAATTGCCTGAGCATCTCAAACC
The sequence above is a segment of the Candidatus Terasakiella magnetica genome. Coding sequences within it:
- the aroA gene encoding 3-phosphoshikimate 1-carboxyvinyltransferase, whose translation is MKPVVSQQSSALTGSIRVPGDKSISHRALMFGAMAVGETKVTGLLEGEDVLCTAAAMRSLGASVEQCDDGTWVIKGRGVGGFSEPTGVLDMGNSGTAARLLMGVLATQSFTTFMTGDASLCSRPMERVMKPLRPIGVSFVSRENGRMPIAIQGTSAPMPISYELPVASAQVKSAVMLAGLNAPGKTTVIEPNPSRDHTEKMLQHFGAEVEVEETDKGGRVITLTGQPELVARDVIVPTDPSSAAFPVVAALITPGSKITVEAVGMNPLRTGLFATLKEMGGKITEENVRIDAGEEVADLVVEYSELTGVTVPASRAPSMIDEYPVLAVAASFAKGTTHMEGLEELRVKESDRLAVVVESLKACGVDVTEGEDFMIVNATGEAALGGGEIKSRLDHRIAMSFIVFGLASQKPVTIDDGSPIDTSFPGFIDLMNGLGAKIS
- a CDS encoding FYDLN acid domain-containing protein, whose protein sequence is MKPEWGTKHECPGCGAHYYDMRNADASCPKCNEPINDEAALMAKKGDVDDTAPPKKEAGNILDEFEDVETDLEASEGEDDFIEDTEDLVGSDETDMSEIMEHIDEGVVDQNL